DNA from Nitrospiria bacterium:
AGCATATCGTGGACAAGGCGATCGAGGCGATGAAAAATCCCCGGAACCATCGCTACTCCGCTTCGCGCGGCATCACAAAGCTTCGCGTCGCGATCGCGGATTGGTACCGTCGGAATTTTCAGGTCGAGATCGATCCCGAGACGGAGGCGATCGTGACGATCGGCTCCAAGGAGGGCATCGCCCATCTGGCCCTCGCCACGCTCGGTCCCGGAGACGCGGTGCTTTGCCCCAGCCCGACCTATCCGATTCATACCTACAGCGTCATCATCGCGGGAGCGGAGGTCCGGAGCGTTCCGCTCCGGGAAGACAACGACTTTTTTGAGGACCTGAAGGCGGCCTACCGGACCGCCCTCCCGAGGCCGAAGATGTTGATCGTGAATTTTCCGCACAATCCGACGACACGCGTCGTGGACACGGGCTTTTTCAAAAAGCTGGTCGACTTCGCCACGGAGCACCGCCTGATCGTGGTGCACGACCTGGCCTATGCCGATCTGGTCTTCGACGGGTACCGGGCCCCCAGCTTTCTCCAGGTGCCGGGGGCGAAGGAGATCGGGGTCGAGTTTTTCACCCTGTCCAAGAGTTACAATATGCCGGGGTGGCGTATCGGGTTCTGCGTCGGGAACCGGGAGATCATCAAGGCCCTGATGCAGATCAAAAGTTATCTCGATTACGGCATTTTCCAGCCGCTCCAGATCGCGAGCATCATCGCGCTGAACGGGCCGCAGGACTGCGTCCGGGAGGCGGTCGCGATGTACCGGAGCCGGCGGAACACGCTGGTGAGCGGCCTGAACCGGATCGGCTGGAAGGTGGAAAAGCCTCTGGCGACGATGTTCGTCTGGGCCCGGATCCCCGAGCCGTTCCGCGACATGGGCTCTCTGGAATTCACCAAGATGCTTTTGAACGAGGCCAAGGTGGCGGTCTCGCCGGGGATCGGGTTCGGCGAGTACGGCGACGACCATGTCCGCTTTGCGTTGGTCGAAAACGAGCACCGGACGCGTCAGGCGATCCATGGAATCAAGAACGTTTTAAAAAAAGGGTAGGGGCAGGTCCCTGTGCCTGCCCGGATGATCAACGTCATGCATCCTAAAAAACAAAAGATCGGCGTGGGGATCATCGGGTTCGGGACCGTCGGAACCGGCGTGGTCAAGATCCTGACGGACCGGGCGGAGGACATCCGTCGGCGGCTCGGCGTTCCGCTGGAGCTGGTCCGGATCGCGGACCTGGACTGGAAGCGGGACCGCGGCGTCGAGGTGAAGCCGGGTCTCCGGACCTCGAAGGCGGACGAGGTGATCGACGATCCGGCGGTGGATATCGTCGTGGAGCTGGTCGGCGGCTACGAACCGGCGCGCACCTTCATCCTCCGGGCGTTCGAGAAGGGGAAGTGCGTCGTGACGGCGAACAAGGCGTTGCTCGCCGTGCACGGCGAGGAACTCTACCGCGCCGCGCAGAAGGCCGGCGTGGATCTGGGCTTCGAGGCCAGCGTGGGGGGCGGGATTCCGATCATCCGCGCGATGAAGGAGGGGCTGGCCGCGAACCGGATCCTGTCCATTTACGGCATCATCAACGGCACGGCCAACTATATTTTAAGCAAGATGACCGAGGAGCAGCAGCCCTTCGCCGAGGTGCTGGCCGAGGCCCAACGCATGGGTTACGCCGAGTCCGACCCCCGCTTTGACATCGAAGGGACCGACTCCGCCCACAAACTGGCGATCCTGGTGACGCTGGCGTTCGGCACGCCGGTCGATATCAAATCGATCTACACCGAGGGGATCACCGGCGTCACGCCGACCGACATCGCCTACGCCAAGGAGTTCGGCTACCGGATCAAGTTGCTGGCGATCGCCAAAGCGAGCGACCACCAGATCGAAGTCCGGGTCCATCCCACCATGGTTCCGGAGGACTACCTGATCGCGACGGTGAACGGCATTTACAACGCGATCTACGTCGTGGGGGACGCCGTGGGGAATACGCTCTTCTACGGGCAGGGGGCCGGAGCGATGCCGACCGGCAGCGCCGTCGTGAGCGATCTGATGGAGGCCGGCCGGAATCTGCTGTACGATTCGGTCGGGTGCGTCCCGCCGACCGGCTTCGATCCCGACCGGAGGGAGGCGCTCCGGATCAAGCCGATGGAGGAGATCCGGAGCTTCTATTACCTGCGTTTCATGGCGATGGACAAGCCCGGCGTGCTTTCGCGGATCTCCGGCGCCCTGGGGAAATACAACATCAGTATTTCCTCCATGATCCAAAAGGGGCGGAAAGTCGACGAGGCCGTTCCGGTGGTGATGATGACCCACAAGGCCGTGGAGCGGGACGTTCAGCGGGCCCTGGCCGAGATCCGGCTGTTTCCCGACGTCAGCGATCGAACGGTCCTGATCCGCGTCGAGGGAGAAGAGGAAGCGTGAGCATGTGGACGGGCATCATCGAGGCCTACCGGCCGTTTCTTCCGGTGACGGACCGGACGCCGGTCGTGACCTTGCACGAGGGCAACACGCCGTTGATCCGCGCGAAGAACCTGACCGCCGCGATCCGTCCGGACATCGAACTGTATCTCAAATACGAGGGAGCCAACCCGACGGGATCGTTCAAGGACCGCGGCATGACGCTCGCGATCTCCAAGGCGATCGAAGGCGGATCCTCGGCCGTGATCTGCGCCTCGACCGGGAACACCTCCGCTTCGGCGGCCGCGTACGGCGCGCGGGCCGGGATCAAGGTCTACGTCCTGATCCCCGAGGGAAAAATCGCGTCGGGCAAGCTCGCCCAGGCGATGATCCACCGCGCGGTCGTGATCCAGGTCGACGGAAATTTCGACGAGGCCCTGACGATCGTCAAAGAGGTCTCGGAGAAGTACCGCCTCACGCTGGTCAACTCGATCAATCCGTACCGGCTGGAAGGCCAGAAGACGGCCGCGTTTGAAGTCTGCGATCAGTTGGAAGGCCCTCCGGCGTTTCATTTTCTTCCGGTCGGCAACGCCGGAAACATCACGGCCTACTGGATGGGATACAAGGAATACCGCGGGCACCGGCGGATCGACTCGCTACCCCGGATGATGGGATTCCAGGCGGCGGGCGCGGCGCCGATCGTGCTGGGCCACATCGTCGAGAAACCCCGGACGATCGCCACGGCCATCCGGATCGGAAATCCGGCCAGCTGGAAGAGCGCGGAGGCCGCGGCCGCCGAGTCCCGTGGGGAGATCAATCTGGTGACGGACGAGGAGATCGTGGAGGCCTACCGGATGATCGCCGGGTTGGAGGGAGTCTTCTGCGAGCCGGCCTCGGCGGCCTCGGTGGCCGGCGTGATCAAGCTGAACCGGCAGGGCCTGTTCAAGAAGGGCGACCGCGTCGTCTGCACGCTCACCGGCCACGGGCTGAAGGATGTCGAGACGGCGATGAACGTTTCCCAGAAGCCGATCACGATCAAGGCCCGGCTTGAAGACGTGGTGAAGGTGTTGGGATACTGAAAGAAAGATGGCACTGATTGTTCAAAAATACGGCGGGACGTCCGTCGGCAATGTCGAGCGCATTCGGAACGTGGCGGAGCGCGTGGCCAGGGTCAAGGCGGCCGGGAACGACGTGGTCGTGGTCGTCTCGGCGATGGCCGGCGAGACGGATCGCTTGCTGAAGCTCGCCGGTCAGGTCTCCTCCCGTCCGGAAGAGCGGGAGGTGGATCTCCTGTTGTCTTCCGGCGAGCGGGTGACGAGCGCGCTGCTGGCGCTGACGCTCCAGGAAAAAGGGTTCAAGGCGCAGGCCTTCACCGGCCGCCAGGTCGGGATCATCACGGACAGCACGCATACGAAGGCCAAGATCGAGCGGATCTCGGCCGACCGCGTGCGGGAGGCGATCGGCGAGGGCATCATTCCGGTGATCGCGGGTTTCCAGGGAATCAATCAGAAATCGGACGTGACGACGCTGGGGCGCGGCGGATCGGACCTGACGGCCGTCGCGCTGGCCGCGGCCCTGAAGGCCGAGCGCTGCGACATCTACACCGACGTGGACGGCGTGTACACGACCGATCCCCACGTCGTTCCGGGCGCGCGCCGGCTAGAGAAGATCTCGTACGAGGAGATGCTGGAAATGGCCAGCCTCGGCGCGAAGGTCCTTCAGGCCCGTTCGGTCGAATTCGCGGCCAAATACCATGTGCCGGTGCGGGTGCTGTCCAGTTTCAACGACGGGGAGGGGACGCTGGTGACGAAGGAGGACCGGGATATGGAACAGGTGGTGGTGTCGGGCGTGACCTATGACAAGAACCAGGCGAAGATCACGATCACGGGCGTGCCCGACCAGCCCGGCATCGCGGCGCGGCTGTTCGGCGTCATCGCCGAGGCCGGCGTCAACGTGGACATGATTCTACAGAACGTCAGCCAGGAAGGCCTGACCGACATCTCCTTTACCGTCCCGAAGGGGGACGCCCGGAAGGCCGTCGAGATCGCGGGCAAGATCGCCCGCGAGATCGGGGCCCGCGACGTGCAATTGAAGGAGGACATGGCGAAGGTTTCGATCGTCGGCGTCGGCATGCGGACCCATTCCGGGGTGGCGGCCCAGATGTTCGCCGCCCTGTCCAAGGAGGGGATCAACATCATGATGATCTCGACCAGCGAGATCAAGATCTCCTGCGTGATCGACGGGAAATATACCGAGCTGGCCGTGCGGGCGCTGCACGACGCCTTTGAACTCGGAAAATAGGAAGGCGGACCCTCATGCATTTCGTCGAGATCTACGACACCACGTTGCGGGACGGCGCCCAGTCCGAGGATGTCTCGTTTTCGGTCGAGGATAAACTCCGGATCGCCGAGAAACTGGACGGCCTGGGCCTGCAGTACATCGAGGGCGGCTGGCCCGGATCCAACCCCAAGGACATCGAGTTCTTCAAAAAAGTCCGGCACCTTCCGCTGAAGACCGCGACGATCGCGGCCTTCGGGGCGACCCGGAAGGCCGGCCACCCGGTGGCCAAGGACCCCAACATCCGGGCCCTTTTGGACTCCGGCGCCGGGCTGATCACGCTGTTCGGAAAAAGCTGGGACCTGCATGTGACGGACGCCCTGGGCATCTCGCTCAAGAAGAACCTGGAACTGATCTCCGACTCGATCCGCTACCTTCGATCCAAGCGGAAAAAGGTCTACTACGACGCCGAGCATTTCTTCGACGGATACAAGGCCAACCCGGACTACGCCTTGAAAACGCTGAACGAGGCCGTGCAGGCGGGGGCGGATTGCGTCATTCTGTGCGACACCAACGGCGGGACGATGCCCTGGGAGGTGAGGGACATCTTCTCGACCGTGATGCAGGAGGTCCGGATTCCCTTGGGCATTCATGCCCACAACGATTCGGAGATGGCCGTCGCCAATTCCATCATCGCGGTGGAACTGGGGGCGGTGCAGGTCCAGGGGACGATTAACGGGTTCGGCGAGCGGTGCGGGAACGCCAACCTCTGCTCGATCCTGCCCAACCTCAAGCTCAAAATGAAGGTCGACTGCATCTCGGACGAACAGCTCGGACGCCTCAAGGAGGTTTCCCGGTTTGTGACCGAAATCGCGAACCTGTCGCCGGACAAGCACCAACCGTACGTCGGCGACAGCGCCTTCGCGCACAAGGGCGGGGTGCATGTTCACGCCGTCAGGAAGAATCCGCTGACCTACGAGCACGTCCGGCCGGAGTTCGTGGGAAACCGCCAGCGCGTGTTGGTCTCGGACTACGCCGGGCGGAGCGTCCTTCAAGGCAAGGCGGACGAGTTCCGGATCCGTTTGAAGAAGAGCGGTCCGAAGTTGAAGCATTTGCTGGAGACGCTGAAGGAACTCGAGAGTCAGGGATTTCAATTCGAGGGGGCCGAGGGGTCGTTCGAGTTGCTCATGCGGAAGGCCGAGGGAACGCACCAGCGGTTTTTCGACCTGATCGGTTTCCGCGTCATCATCGAAAAACGACGGGAGCGGGAGGATCCGGTCTCGGAGGCCACCATCCTGGTGAAGGTCGGCGACCACGTCGAGCATACCGCGGCGGTAGGCAACGGGCCCGTCAACGCGCTGGACCACGCCCTTCGCAAGGCGCTGGAGAAGTTTTATCCGCAGTTGAAAGAGATGAAGCTGCTGGATTACAAGGTGCGGGTCCTGGCGGCCAACCGGGGAACGGCGGCGCGCGTCCGCGTCCTGATCGAGTCGGGAGACCGGACCGGAAAATGGAGCACGGTCGGCGTCTCGGAAAATATCATCGAGGCGAGCTGGCAGGCCCTGGTCGACAGCATCGAGTACAAACTCCTTCAGGATCGAAGGAAGAAGCGGTAGCCGATGAGCGGGGATTCCATGCCAACGTTTTTTTTCGGCCGGGGCCGTCTTCGAGGCGCGCTCGGCCTCGCGCTCGTCGTCGGCGTTTTTTCGGGAGCGTTCGCGGCCTGCGAACGGGCCGACGCGCCGCGGCCGGGGCGGGCGTCCGGCCCGGGTCCCGCGGCGACCAGCGCGTACCGTCCGACGGAAGAAAACCCGGCGCCTCCGTCGGCGGAGGTGTTGATTCCCCGCACCCGGTTTGCCCAGATCGCGAAAGCGGCGGCGCCGATGGTCGTCCATCTGAAAACGGTTCAGGAACTCCGGGACGAATGGCCCCTTTTCCATCGAAAGTCCGATCACGCATTTTTTGAGCGATTTTTCAAAGACCTCCTGGGGCTGTCGAAAAAGGCGGTGACGAAGCAGGAGGGGGTGGGTTCCGGCTTTATCGTGAACCCGGCCGGATTTGTCCTGACCAATTTTCACGTCGTCAGGCACGCGGATGAGATCCGCGCCGTTCTGTCGGACGGGCGGGAAATGCGCGCCTACGTGGTCGGTGAAGATCCGCGCACGGACCTGGCGCTTCTTCGGCTCGAAGGCGAAGGCCCTTTTCCCGCGGCCGATTTGGGGGATTCCGACCGGCTGGAGTCCGGCGAGTGGGCGATGGCCGCGGGCAGCCCCCTGGGCCTGTCCCAGACCTTTACCGTCGGCGTGGTCAGCGCCACCGGGCGGTCGCATCTCGGCATCACCTCCCGGGAAAATTTTATCCAGACGGACGCGTCGATCAATTACGGGAACAGCGGCGGGCCCCTCTTGAACATCAACGGTGAGGTGGTCGGCATCAATACGGCGATCATGCCCACGGGACACGGGATCGGTTTTGCCATCCCGGTCAACATGGCCCGCGGGTTCGTCGACGAGGTGTTGAGGGATCAGCCGGTTCGCGCGGCCTGGCTCGGGATCGAGGCGAGGGCTCCGTTCGCCGGACAAGCGGACGGGAACGGCGTCGTCTTGCAATCCGTGCAGTGGGGCAGCCCCGCCTGGCGATCCGGACTTCGACCGTCCGATCGCATCCTCCGGGTGGACGATACCGATCTAGAGGGCGCGGCGCAGTTTAAGCGGATGATCGCCGACGGGGGAGTGGGGGTCGAACGGACGCTGACGGTCGAGCGCGACGGCGCACCCGAAACAATCCGGGTCCGATCCGAGGCGCAACCGTCGCGCGTTTTCCCTTGACATTCTTTCTAACCTGTTGTATTTTATGTTCAATTTTTTTATGCCTCCCAATTCCAGCGGGGGAAGGACGAAGGCGGCCCAATCGGCGGTATTGATCCCGAATCGTTTCGATGCATGATCACCGGGCGTTCGTCGTGAACGCCGGTCTTGAGGTTGAAGAGAAGGAGGGGTGGAATGAGAAAAGCCGACATTGCCAATGAGGTTTACGAGCGGGTCGGGATTTCGAAAAAAGAGGCGGCCGAGATCATTGAAACCGTATTAAACACGATCAAGAGCGTTCTTCAAAAAGGAGAAACGGTCAAGATCGCCGGCTTCGGCAACTTTGTCGTTCGAAGCAAACGGGCGCGAAAAGGTCGAAACCCCAAAACGGGCCAGGAGATCGGGATCACGCCCCGGCGCGTGGTGACGTTCCGTCCCAGCCAGGTGTTCAAGAAATTTGTGAACAAGTCGTAGGTGGCCCTTGAAAAAGAAAATCGGTCTTGAAACGGAAGAGGGGAATCCTTCCGGCGCGCGACCGGACCCGGATCCCCGTTCGGCCCCGCCGCCGGGCTCCAACGGTCACGAGCGGCTGTTTTACAAGATCAGCGAAGTCAGCGACATCACCGGCCTGGAAGCCTATATCTTGCGGTATTGGGAATCCGAGTTCCCGATTCTCCGTCCCCAGAAAAGCCGCGGCCGTCAACGGATCTACCAGAAAAAAGATATCGAAACGATTCTGAAAATCAAGCAGATGCTCTATGAAAAAGGCTTTACCATTGCCGGAGCACGGAAAGTGCTGGCGGCGAGGAACGGTGATCCCTCCGAAACCGCGGCCCGACCGATATCCAAGGAGTTTGTCTACCGCCTCCGGGGTGAGTTGGCCGAAATCTTGCGGATTCTCTCCTCGCACGACAACCAGAGCGCTTGATCCCTGTTTTTGCGGAACGACACCCCGCCTTTCCGTCGTCCGGATCCTTGCGCGCTTTCGAATCCGCATAGCGAGCGCAGTCCCCGCCTGGGAGGGCGGGTCCGCGAGCGAATTAAAAATAAGATCTTTTCCACCCGGATCGAACCTGCCCGCCGGCAGGCGGGGAATCCCCGGCCGGAAGGTCGGGGTTCTTCAAACGAACACGGGGCGTAGCGCAGCCTGGTAGCGTACTCGCTTGGGGTGCGAGTGGTCGGCGGTTCAAATCCGCCCGCCCCGATACATATTGTAAAATCGCTGAGGCCGGTGCGGGGGATTTGCTCCCGAGCGGAAGGCGCTGGCGCGCGATATTTTGATTCCGCGCCTTCGGCGCGGTGCGTGTTCAAATCCGCCCGCCCGAAAATTTTCCGCAGGAAAATTTTCCCCTATTTACTATTTACAATTTTCCTTTGCTGCGGAAAATTTTAGTAAATGGTGAACGGTAAATCGTCCATGGTTTCGAAGTCCGTCCCCACGGACTTTTTTATTGCTGAGAATCATCCATGCTGATCCTGGTTACCAATGACGACGGCATCCAGTCGCCGGGGATCAAGATCCTGGCCCGGGTCTTGAGGCGGATCGGAGAGGTTTACGTCGTGGCGCCGGACCGGGAACGCACGGCGGCCGGCCACTCCCTCACGCTTCACAAACCCCTGCGGATCGAGCCCCTCGGTCCGCGCACGTTCAGCGTCAGCGGGACGCCCACGGATTGCGTTAATCTGGCGGTCAACGAAATTCTTCCGCGCCGTCCCGACCTGGTCGTCTCCGGCATCAACCGGGGGGGGAATCTCGGGGACGACGTGACCTATTCTGGGACGGTATCCGCCGCCATGGAGGGGACGCTTCTGGGGATCCCTTCCATCGCCCTCTCGCAACTGGGCGAGGGCGATTTTCAATTCGAGGCGGCGGCGCGGTTCGCGGTGCGCCTGGTCCGCCGGGTCCGTCGCCTGGGTCTTCCCCCGGACACCCTCCTGAACGTCAACGTCCCCGACCGGCCTCCGCAGGCGATCAAAGGCATGCGCGTGACCTGTCTGGGCAAGCGCATCTTTGATTCCGACAACATCATTAAAAAGGAAGATCCCCGGGGCAAGATCTATTACTGGATCGGCGGAAACCGGGTGGCCTGGGAGGAACGGAAAGACACGGATCAGGAAGCCGTCGAAAGCGGCTTCATCTCGGTGACGCCCGTTCATCTGGATCTGACCAATTACAGCGCCCTGGCCGCGTTGCGCGACTGGGAGAAACGTTTGATGCCGCCGCGCCGGCGGCCGCGTCCCGCCCGCCGCGCCCGGCCTCCGGCTTAACTCCGTCCCGTCAAGGATCCGACCCATGGTGATCGATTACGAACGCGCGCGGTTGAGGATGGTCGACGAGCAGCTGGCGGCCCGGGGCATCAAGGACCGGCGCGTTCTTTCGGCGATGGGGCGCGTGCCGCGCCACCTCTTCGTGGAGGATGCCCTTCGGGACCGCGCCTACGGAGACCATGCCCTGCCCATCGGCGATCAGCAGACCATTTCACAGCCGTACATGGTGGCCCTCATGACGGACAGCCTGGCGCTCAAAGGCACCGAGCGGGTTTTGGAGATCGGAACCGGGTCGGGATACCAGACCGCGGTCCTGGCCGAACTGGCCGCGCGCGTCTATTCCATCGAACGGATCGCCGGCCTCGCGGCCAAAGCGCGCTCCCTGCTCGCGTCGCTCGGCTGCCGGAACGTGACGATCAAGGTGTCGGACGGGTCCTACGGCTGGAAGGAAGAGGCTCCGTTCGACGCGATCCTGGTGACGGCCGGCTCGCCGGAGGTCCCGACGCCCCTCGCCGACCAATTAAAGGAGGGAGGGCGCATGGTGATTCCGGTGGGGGACCGGACGACTCAAACGCTGAAGAGAGTGACCAAGACGCCGGCCGGGATCGAGGTCGCGGCCCTGACCGGGTGCGTCTTCGTGCCGCTCATCGGCGGCCACGGCTGGGGGGATGCGAACGCGTGAGCAACGGATGCTGAAGATCGCGAACACTCTCACGGGGAAAAAAGAGCCGTTCCGCCCCGCGCGGGCCCGGCGCGTCGGGATGTACGTCTGCGGCGTCACGGTTTACGATCGCTGCCATCTGGGCCACGCCCGCTCGGCCGTCGTCTTCGACGTCATCCGTCGGTATCTGGAATACAAAAAGTACCGGGTGCGCTACGTCAAGAACTTCACGGACGTGGACGACAAGATCATCGCGCGGGCGGCCAAGGAAAACCGGCCCTGGACCGAGATTGTGGAGCGGTATATCGCGGCGTACGGGGAGGACATGGGGCGGCTGGGCGTGCGGGCCGCCGACCGCGAGCCGAGGGCGACGGAGCACATCCCGGAGATGATCCGCTTGATCCGGCGGCTGATCCGGAAAGACTTCGCCTACGCCGTCGACGGCGACGTCTACTATCGGGTCGAGAAGTTCAAAGGGTACGGCCGGCTTTCCAAACGGAAAGCCGACGAGCTCCTGGCGGGCCTGCCTGCCGGACAGGCGGGCGCCCGCGTGGAGCCGGACGAGCGGAAAAAAAATCCGCTGGACTTCGCCCTCTGGAAGGCGGCCAAGCCGGGGGAGCCTAGCTGGGAGAGCCCCTGGGGTCCGGGACGGCCGGGGTGGCATATCGAATGCTCCGCGATGTCGATGAAGCTCCTGGGCAATTCGTTTGACATCCACGGCGGCGGAATGGACCTGATCTTCCCCCATCACGAAAACGAGATCGCGCAGTCCGAGGGCGCGACCGGAAAACGGTTCGCGCGCTACTGGGTCCACAACGGCTTCGTGAACGTCAATCAGGAGAAAATGTCCAAGTCGCTCGGGAATTTTTTCACGATCCAGGAAATTTTCGAGAAATCGGTCTGGCCCGAGGCCGTGACGGCCGAGGTCCTCCGTTACTTCCTCGTGGCGACCCATTATCGCAGCCCGATCGATTTTTCGGACGAGGCGCTCAAAGCGGCCAAGGCGGGCCTGGATAATTTCTACACCATGTTCCAGAAGCTGGAGGAGCCGACCGCGACGGCGTCCGGCCCGCTGGACCGGAAGCTGCGCGCGGCGCTCAAGGCGTTTCCGAAACGGTTTGAGGCCGCGATGGACGACGACTTCAACACCTCGGAGGCCGTGAGCGAGATGCAGCAGCTTCGGGCCGTGGTCAATGCGGTCCTGGGCCGGGGAATCTCCCGGTCGTCGTCCCAAGCCGTCCTGAAACTGTTCCGGAAATACGGCGGGTTGCTGGGCCTCTTTCAATTGGACCTGGAAAAATGGAAGGTGGGTTCTATTCCACTCTCTGATGGAAAGAGGCTTGAAATCTCCGTAGCGGGTCATGTTGATGTAGCTGTGCTTGATGACAACCGAGTGAATGCCCTTGTAGCGGAGCGACAGGAAGCGCGCCGGAACAAGGACTGGGCAAGGTCCGATGCGATTCGCAAGCAACTGGCCGAGGCCGGGATCATCCTCGAAGACCGACCGGACGGGACGACGCGGGTGAGACGGTAGTAA
Protein-coding regions in this window:
- the cysS gene encoding cysteine--tRNA ligase, which codes for MLKIANTLTGKKEPFRPARARRVGMYVCGVTVYDRCHLGHARSAVVFDVIRRYLEYKKYRVRYVKNFTDVDDKIIARAAKENRPWTEIVERYIAAYGEDMGRLGVRAADREPRATEHIPEMIRLIRRLIRKDFAYAVDGDVYYRVEKFKGYGRLSKRKADELLAGLPAGQAGARVEPDERKKNPLDFALWKAAKPGEPSWESPWGPGRPGWHIECSAMSMKLLGNSFDIHGGGMDLIFPHHENEIAQSEGATGKRFARYWVHNGFVNVNQEKMSKSLGNFFTIQEIFEKSVWPEAVTAEVLRYFLVATHYRSPIDFSDEALKAAKAGLDNFYTMFQKLEEPTATASGPLDRKLRAALKAFPKRFEAAMDDDFNTSEAVSEMQQLRAVVNAVLGRGISRSSSQAVLKLFRKYGGLLGLFQLDLEKWKVGSIPLSDGKRLEISVAGHVDVAVLDDNRVNALVAERQEARRNKDWARSDAIRKQLAEAGIILEDRPDGTTRVRR